In Eleginops maclovinus isolate JMC-PN-2008 ecotype Puerto Natales chromosome 10, JC_Emac_rtc_rv5, whole genome shotgun sequence, the following proteins share a genomic window:
- the kctd17 gene encoding BTB/POZ domain-containing protein KCTD5 isoform X1 has protein sequence MATPADDPRETEDVVVALSTHHHSHNSNSNNNNNNNNNKDSETGDTTTSTTGSTEAGGGTQSLGNGSVLSPSGGNNGKWVRLNVGGTVFLTTRQTLLKEQTSFLYRLCQQQDLHSDTDDSGAYVIDRDPTYFGPILNYLRHGKLVYNKELAEEGVLEEAEFYNITPLIKLIKERILERDSKATQQVPPKHVYRVLQCQEEELTQMVSTMSDGWKFEQVSVRACRKPRTGLLWTMVNIGSSYSYGTEDQAEFLCVVSKELHTPGSGLATEQSHKTKPAEMQEEEEEEEEEEAAKEAEEVEEEEGGRETTPNEWIRE, from the exons ATGGCAACGCCGGCGGACGACCCGCGGGAAACGGAGGACGTTGTCGTCGCGCTGTCGACGCACCaccactcacacaacagcaatagcaacaataataacaacaataacaacaacaaagacagtGAAACGGGGGACACCACGACGTCCACCACTGGGAGCACGGAGGCGGGAGGCGGGACACAGAGCCTCGGTAACGGGTCCGTGCTTAGCCCCAGCGGCGGGAACAACGGGAAGTGGGTCCGGCTGAACGTGGGCGGCACAGTGTTCCTCACGACGAGGCAGACCCTCCTCAAGGAGCAGACCTCCTTCCTGTACCGGCTGTGTCAGCAGCAGGACCTGCACTCAGACACC GACGATTCGGGAGCCTATGTGATCGACAGAGACCCGACCTACTTCGGTCCCATCCTGAACTACTTGCGGCACGGAAAACTGGTCTACAACAAGGAGCTCGCCGAAGAAG GCGTCCTGGAGGAGGCCGAGTTTTACAACATCACGCCGCTCATCAAACTGATCAAGGAGAGGATCCTGGAGAGAGACTCCAAGGCCACGCAG CAGGTGCCCCCCAAGCATGTGTACCGCGTGTTGCAGTgccaggaggaggagctcaCCCAGATGGTCTCCACGATGTCGGACGGCTGGAAGTTTGAGCAGGTCAGCGTGCGCGCCTGCAGAAAGCCCCGCACCGGACTGCTCTGGACT ATGGTGAACATCGGCTCGTCGTACAGCTACGGGACGGAGGACCAGGCTGAGTTCCTGTGTGTCGTCTCAAAGGAGCTTCACACTCCCGGGTCAGGACTCGCTACAGAGCAGAGCCACAAAACAAAG CCGGCGGagatgcaggaggaggaggaggaggaggaggaggaggaggcggcgaaggaggcggaggaggtggaggaggaggagggagggagagaaaccACACCGAATGAGTGGATTAGAGAATGA
- the kctd17 gene encoding BTB/POZ domain-containing protein KCTD5 isoform X4, translated as MATPADDPRETEDVVVALSTHHHSHNSNSNNNNNNNNNKDSETGDTTTSTTGSTEAGGGTQSLGNGSVLSPSGGNNGKWVRLNVGGTVFLTTRQTLLKEQTSFLYRLCQQQDLHSDTDDSGAYVIDRDPTYFGPILNYLRHGKLVYNKELAEEGVLEEAEFYNITPLIKLIKERILERDSKATQVPPKHVYRVLQCQEEELTQMVSTMSDGWKFEQMVNIGSSYSYGTEDQAEFLCVVSKELHTPGSGLATEQSHKTKPAEMQEEEEEEEEEEAAKEAEEVEEEEGGRETTPNEWIRE; from the exons ATGGCAACGCCGGCGGACGACCCGCGGGAAACGGAGGACGTTGTCGTCGCGCTGTCGACGCACCaccactcacacaacagcaatagcaacaataataacaacaataacaacaacaaagacagtGAAACGGGGGACACCACGACGTCCACCACTGGGAGCACGGAGGCGGGAGGCGGGACACAGAGCCTCGGTAACGGGTCCGTGCTTAGCCCCAGCGGCGGGAACAACGGGAAGTGGGTCCGGCTGAACGTGGGCGGCACAGTGTTCCTCACGACGAGGCAGACCCTCCTCAAGGAGCAGACCTCCTTCCTGTACCGGCTGTGTCAGCAGCAGGACCTGCACTCAGACACC GACGATTCGGGAGCCTATGTGATCGACAGAGACCCGACCTACTTCGGTCCCATCCTGAACTACTTGCGGCACGGAAAACTGGTCTACAACAAGGAGCTCGCCGAAGAAG GCGTCCTGGAGGAGGCCGAGTTTTACAACATCACGCCGCTCATCAAACTGATCAAGGAGAGGATCCTGGAGAGAGACTCCAAGGCCACGCAG GTGCCCCCCAAGCATGTGTACCGCGTGTTGCAGTgccaggaggaggagctcaCCCAGATGGTCTCCACGATGTCGGACGGCTGGAAGTTTGAGCAG ATGGTGAACATCGGCTCGTCGTACAGCTACGGGACGGAGGACCAGGCTGAGTTCCTGTGTGTCGTCTCAAAGGAGCTTCACACTCCCGGGTCAGGACTCGCTACAGAGCAGAGCCACAAAACAAAG CCGGCGGagatgcaggaggaggaggaggaggaggaggaggaggaggcggcgaaggaggcggaggaggtggaggaggaggagggagggagagaaaccACACCGAATGAGTGGATTAGAGAATGA
- the kctd17 gene encoding BTB/POZ domain-containing protein KCTD5 isoform X2, which produces MATPADDPRETEDVVVALSTHHHSHNSNSNNNNNNNNNKDSETGDTTTSTTGSTEAGGGTQSLGNGSVLSPSGGNNGKWVRLNVGGTVFLTTRQTLLKEQTSFLYRLCQQQDLHSDTDDSGAYVIDRDPTYFGPILNYLRHGKLVYNKELAEEGVLEEAEFYNITPLIKLIKERILERDSKATQVPPKHVYRVLQCQEEELTQMVSTMSDGWKFEQVSVRACRKPRTGLLWTMVNIGSSYSYGTEDQAEFLCVVSKELHTPGSGLATEQSHKTKPAEMQEEEEEEEEEEAAKEAEEVEEEEGGRETTPNEWIRE; this is translated from the exons ATGGCAACGCCGGCGGACGACCCGCGGGAAACGGAGGACGTTGTCGTCGCGCTGTCGACGCACCaccactcacacaacagcaatagcaacaataataacaacaataacaacaacaaagacagtGAAACGGGGGACACCACGACGTCCACCACTGGGAGCACGGAGGCGGGAGGCGGGACACAGAGCCTCGGTAACGGGTCCGTGCTTAGCCCCAGCGGCGGGAACAACGGGAAGTGGGTCCGGCTGAACGTGGGCGGCACAGTGTTCCTCACGACGAGGCAGACCCTCCTCAAGGAGCAGACCTCCTTCCTGTACCGGCTGTGTCAGCAGCAGGACCTGCACTCAGACACC GACGATTCGGGAGCCTATGTGATCGACAGAGACCCGACCTACTTCGGTCCCATCCTGAACTACTTGCGGCACGGAAAACTGGTCTACAACAAGGAGCTCGCCGAAGAAG GCGTCCTGGAGGAGGCCGAGTTTTACAACATCACGCCGCTCATCAAACTGATCAAGGAGAGGATCCTGGAGAGAGACTCCAAGGCCACGCAG GTGCCCCCCAAGCATGTGTACCGCGTGTTGCAGTgccaggaggaggagctcaCCCAGATGGTCTCCACGATGTCGGACGGCTGGAAGTTTGAGCAGGTCAGCGTGCGCGCCTGCAGAAAGCCCCGCACCGGACTGCTCTGGACT ATGGTGAACATCGGCTCGTCGTACAGCTACGGGACGGAGGACCAGGCTGAGTTCCTGTGTGTCGTCTCAAAGGAGCTTCACACTCCCGGGTCAGGACTCGCTACAGAGCAGAGCCACAAAACAAAG CCGGCGGagatgcaggaggaggaggaggaggaggaggaggaggaggcggcgaaggaggcggaggaggtggaggaggaggagggagggagagaaaccACACCGAATGAGTGGATTAGAGAATGA
- the kctd17 gene encoding BTB/POZ domain-containing protein KCTD5 isoform X3: MATPADDPRETEDVVVALSTHHHSHNSNSNNNNNNNNNKDSETGDTTTSTTGSTEAGGGTQSLGNGSVLSPSGGNNGKWVRLNVGGTVFLTTRQTLLKEQTSFLYRLCQQQDLHSDTDDSGAYVIDRDPTYFGPILNYLRHGKLVYNKELAEEGVLEEAEFYNITPLIKLIKERILERDSKATQQVPPKHVYRVLQCQEEELTQMVSTMSDGWKFEQMVNIGSSYSYGTEDQAEFLCVVSKELHTPGSGLATEQSHKTKPAEMQEEEEEEEEEEAAKEAEEVEEEEGGRETTPNEWIRE, encoded by the exons ATGGCAACGCCGGCGGACGACCCGCGGGAAACGGAGGACGTTGTCGTCGCGCTGTCGACGCACCaccactcacacaacagcaatagcaacaataataacaacaataacaacaacaaagacagtGAAACGGGGGACACCACGACGTCCACCACTGGGAGCACGGAGGCGGGAGGCGGGACACAGAGCCTCGGTAACGGGTCCGTGCTTAGCCCCAGCGGCGGGAACAACGGGAAGTGGGTCCGGCTGAACGTGGGCGGCACAGTGTTCCTCACGACGAGGCAGACCCTCCTCAAGGAGCAGACCTCCTTCCTGTACCGGCTGTGTCAGCAGCAGGACCTGCACTCAGACACC GACGATTCGGGAGCCTATGTGATCGACAGAGACCCGACCTACTTCGGTCCCATCCTGAACTACTTGCGGCACGGAAAACTGGTCTACAACAAGGAGCTCGCCGAAGAAG GCGTCCTGGAGGAGGCCGAGTTTTACAACATCACGCCGCTCATCAAACTGATCAAGGAGAGGATCCTGGAGAGAGACTCCAAGGCCACGCAG CAGGTGCCCCCCAAGCATGTGTACCGCGTGTTGCAGTgccaggaggaggagctcaCCCAGATGGTCTCCACGATGTCGGACGGCTGGAAGTTTGAGCAG ATGGTGAACATCGGCTCGTCGTACAGCTACGGGACGGAGGACCAGGCTGAGTTCCTGTGTGTCGTCTCAAAGGAGCTTCACACTCCCGGGTCAGGACTCGCTACAGAGCAGAGCCACAAAACAAAG CCGGCGGagatgcaggaggaggaggaggaggaggaggaggaggaggcggcgaaggaggcggaggaggtggaggaggaggagggagggagagaaaccACACCGAATGAGTGGATTAGAGAATGA
- the kctd17 gene encoding BTB/POZ domain-containing protein KCTD5 isoform X6 — protein sequence MATPADDPRETEDVVVALSTHHHSHNSNSNNNNNNNNNKDSETGDTTTSTTGSTEAGGGTQSLGNGSVLSPSGGNNGKWVRLNVGGTVFLTTRQTLLKEQTSFLYRLCQQQDLHSDTDDSGAYVIDRDPTYFGPILNYLRHGKLVYNKELAEEGVLEEAEFYNITPLIKLIKERILERDSKATQQVPPKHVYRVLQCQEEELTQMVSTMSDGWKFEQMVNIGSSYSYGTEDQAEFLCVVSKELHTPGSGLATEQSHKTKVRLCPFSFRNTLAYF from the exons ATGGCAACGCCGGCGGACGACCCGCGGGAAACGGAGGACGTTGTCGTCGCGCTGTCGACGCACCaccactcacacaacagcaatagcaacaataataacaacaataacaacaacaaagacagtGAAACGGGGGACACCACGACGTCCACCACTGGGAGCACGGAGGCGGGAGGCGGGACACAGAGCCTCGGTAACGGGTCCGTGCTTAGCCCCAGCGGCGGGAACAACGGGAAGTGGGTCCGGCTGAACGTGGGCGGCACAGTGTTCCTCACGACGAGGCAGACCCTCCTCAAGGAGCAGACCTCCTTCCTGTACCGGCTGTGTCAGCAGCAGGACCTGCACTCAGACACC GACGATTCGGGAGCCTATGTGATCGACAGAGACCCGACCTACTTCGGTCCCATCCTGAACTACTTGCGGCACGGAAAACTGGTCTACAACAAGGAGCTCGCCGAAGAAG GCGTCCTGGAGGAGGCCGAGTTTTACAACATCACGCCGCTCATCAAACTGATCAAGGAGAGGATCCTGGAGAGAGACTCCAAGGCCACGCAG CAGGTGCCCCCCAAGCATGTGTACCGCGTGTTGCAGTgccaggaggaggagctcaCCCAGATGGTCTCCACGATGTCGGACGGCTGGAAGTTTGAGCAG ATGGTGAACATCGGCTCGTCGTACAGCTACGGGACGGAGGACCAGGCTGAGTTCCTGTGTGTCGTCTCAAAGGAGCTTCACACTCCCGGGTCAGGACTCGCTACAGAGCAGAGCCACAAAACAAAGGTGAGGCTCTGTCCATTCTCCTTCAGGAACACACTCGCGTATTTTTGA
- the kctd17 gene encoding BTB/POZ domain-containing protein KCTD5 isoform X7 yields the protein MATPADDPRETEDVVVALSTHHHSHNSNSNNNNNNNNNKDSETGDTTTSTTGSTEAGGGTQSLGNGSVLSPSGGNNGKWVRLNVGGTVFLTTRQTLLKEQTSFLYRLCQQQDLHSDTDDSGAYVIDRDPTYFGPILNYLRHGKLVYNKELAEEGVLEEAEFYNITPLIKLIKERILERDSKATQQVPPKHVYRVLQCQEEELTQMVSTMSDGWKFEQMVNIGSSYSYGTEDQAEFLCVVSKELHTPGSGLATEQSHKTKLFQIHGSRM from the exons ATGGCAACGCCGGCGGACGACCCGCGGGAAACGGAGGACGTTGTCGTCGCGCTGTCGACGCACCaccactcacacaacagcaatagcaacaataataacaacaataacaacaacaaagacagtGAAACGGGGGACACCACGACGTCCACCACTGGGAGCACGGAGGCGGGAGGCGGGACACAGAGCCTCGGTAACGGGTCCGTGCTTAGCCCCAGCGGCGGGAACAACGGGAAGTGGGTCCGGCTGAACGTGGGCGGCACAGTGTTCCTCACGACGAGGCAGACCCTCCTCAAGGAGCAGACCTCCTTCCTGTACCGGCTGTGTCAGCAGCAGGACCTGCACTCAGACACC GACGATTCGGGAGCCTATGTGATCGACAGAGACCCGACCTACTTCGGTCCCATCCTGAACTACTTGCGGCACGGAAAACTGGTCTACAACAAGGAGCTCGCCGAAGAAG GCGTCCTGGAGGAGGCCGAGTTTTACAACATCACGCCGCTCATCAAACTGATCAAGGAGAGGATCCTGGAGAGAGACTCCAAGGCCACGCAG CAGGTGCCCCCCAAGCATGTGTACCGCGTGTTGCAGTgccaggaggaggagctcaCCCAGATGGTCTCCACGATGTCGGACGGCTGGAAGTTTGAGCAG ATGGTGAACATCGGCTCGTCGTACAGCTACGGGACGGAGGACCAGGCTGAGTTCCTGTGTGTCGTCTCAAAGGAGCTTCACACTCCCGGGTCAGGACTCGCTACAGAGCAGAGCCACAAAACAAAG
- the kctd17 gene encoding BTB/POZ domain-containing protein KCTD5 isoform X5 gives MATPADDPRETEDVVVALSTHHHSHNSNSNNNNNNNNNKDSETGDTTTSTTGSTEAGGGTQSLGNGSVLSPSGGNNGKWVRLNVGGTVFLTTRQTLLKEQTSFLYRLCQQQDLHSDTDDSGAYVIDRDPTYFGPILNYLRHGKLVYNKELAEEGVLEEAEFYNITPLIKLIKERILERDSKATQQVPPKHVYRVLQCQEEELTQMVSTMSDGWKFEQVSVRACRKPRTGLLWTMVNIGSSYSYGTEDQAEFLCVVSKELHTPGSGLATEQSHKTKLFQIHGSRM, from the exons ATGGCAACGCCGGCGGACGACCCGCGGGAAACGGAGGACGTTGTCGTCGCGCTGTCGACGCACCaccactcacacaacagcaatagcaacaataataacaacaataacaacaacaaagacagtGAAACGGGGGACACCACGACGTCCACCACTGGGAGCACGGAGGCGGGAGGCGGGACACAGAGCCTCGGTAACGGGTCCGTGCTTAGCCCCAGCGGCGGGAACAACGGGAAGTGGGTCCGGCTGAACGTGGGCGGCACAGTGTTCCTCACGACGAGGCAGACCCTCCTCAAGGAGCAGACCTCCTTCCTGTACCGGCTGTGTCAGCAGCAGGACCTGCACTCAGACACC GACGATTCGGGAGCCTATGTGATCGACAGAGACCCGACCTACTTCGGTCCCATCCTGAACTACTTGCGGCACGGAAAACTGGTCTACAACAAGGAGCTCGCCGAAGAAG GCGTCCTGGAGGAGGCCGAGTTTTACAACATCACGCCGCTCATCAAACTGATCAAGGAGAGGATCCTGGAGAGAGACTCCAAGGCCACGCAG CAGGTGCCCCCCAAGCATGTGTACCGCGTGTTGCAGTgccaggaggaggagctcaCCCAGATGGTCTCCACGATGTCGGACGGCTGGAAGTTTGAGCAGGTCAGCGTGCGCGCCTGCAGAAAGCCCCGCACCGGACTGCTCTGGACT ATGGTGAACATCGGCTCGTCGTACAGCTACGGGACGGAGGACCAGGCTGAGTTCCTGTGTGTCGTCTCAAAGGAGCTTCACACTCCCGGGTCAGGACTCGCTACAGAGCAGAGCCACAAAACAAAG
- the plbd1b gene encoding phospholipase B-like 1, with protein MEKRSIKLCMLLSTLAASVQTYQLREATVYWDVAQKRVLLKEGVMETEGGAYGFFNDTLLVSGWGVLEISAGHRGGSTQEDETTFFLAGYLEGYLTAGQMFSHYSNMYPQLLTDEKVLNPLKRFLSKQDQWSREEVRLRRHSDPLWKHLGLILAQLDGLQAGAARWAKSKNREPLSAFALQFLNGVGDLLDLVPALMTRSNSSSAAGALRMPGMGHCTALIKVLPGFENLLFGHSSWYTYAATMRIYKHWDFRVSDTPTATGKMSFSSYPGFLMSLDDFYLLGSGLLMTQTSIGLFNTSLFSLLGPHSLLAWQRVRLANSLAHSGEEWAQTFSKYNSGTYNSQYMVVDLNQVSLGRRIKDGALTVVEQIPGKVMYSDQTQALRRGYWPSYNIPFHVEIYNLSGYSAMWKRYGEDFSYDLCPRAKILRRDQAKVFDVSSLKHIMRYNNYKRDPYSKGHPCKTICCRNDLRPRRPRPGGCYDTKVTDYQMAVQLAAEAVNGPTTQGGLRPFSWQSFNLTSHRGLPHTYDFPFVTMRPTL; from the exons TGTGCATGCTGCTGAGCACTTTGGCTGCGTCGGTGCAAACTTACC AGCTCCGAGAGGCCACCGTGTATTGGGACGTTGCCCAGAAAAGGGTGCTCCTCAAGGAGGGGGTGATGGAGACCGAAGGGGGGGCCTACGGGTTCTTCAATGACACCCTGCTGGTCTCGGGATGGGGCGTCCTGGAGATCTCTGCAGGTCACAGAGGAGGAAGTACGCAGGAGGACGAGACCACCTTCTTCCTGGCGGGGTACCTGGAGGGTTATCTTACTGCTGG acagaTGTTCAGTCATTACTCCAACATGTACCCTCAGCTCCTGACGGATGAAAAGGTTTTGAATCCTCTGAAAAGGTTCTTAAG CAAGCAGGACCAGTGGTCcagagaggaggtgaggctGCGGAGACACAGCGACCCCCTCTGGAAACATCTAGGACTGATCCTGGCTCAGTTGGATGGTCTCCAGGCCGGAGCTGCACGGTGGGCCAAGAGCAAAaacagagag CCTCTCTCGGCGTTCGCCCTGCAGTTTCTAAATGGCGTTGGCGACCTCCTGGATCTGGTCCCGGCTCTGATGACTCGCTCCAACTCCTCCTCAGCGGCTGGCGCTCTCAGGATGCCGGGCATGGGCCACTGCACGGCTCTGATCAAG GTGCTGCCGGGCTTTGAGAACCTGCTGTTCGGACACTCCAGCTGGTACACGTACGCAGCCACCATGCGTATCTACAAACACTGGGACTTCAGGGTGTCCGACACACCCACTGCCACTGGGAAGATGTCCTTCAGCAGCTAccctg gcttCCTGATGTCTCTGGATGATTTCTACCTGCTGGGCAGTGGCCTGCTGATGACCCAGACCTCCATCGGGCTCTTCAACACCTCCCTGTTCTCTCTGCTCGGCCCTCACAGCCTGCTGGCCTGGCAGAGGGTCCGGCTGGCGAACAGCCTGGCTCACAGCGGAGAGGAGTGGGCACAGACCTTCTCCAAATACAACTCAG GTACGTATAACAGTCAATACATGGTGGTGGACCTGAACCAGGTCTCTCTGGGTCGCAGAATAAAGGACGGAGCGCTGACTGTGGTGGAGCAGATTCCCGGGAAGGTGATGTACTCGGATCAGACTCAAGCTTTACGTAGAG GTTATTGGCCGTCCTACAACATACCTTTCCATGTGGAAATCTACAACCTGAGTGGGTACAGTGCGATGTGGAAGAGATACGGAGAGGACTTTTCTTACGACCTCTGCCCTCGAGCTAAAATCCTCCGCAGGGACCAGGCCAAGGTGTTTGACGTCAGCTCCCTCAAACACATCATGAGATACAACA ACTACAAGAGGGACCCTTACTCCAAAGGCCATCCGTGTAAAACCATCTGCTGCCGCAACGACCTGAGACCACGGAGACCCCGTCCTGGAGGATGCTACGACACAAAG GTTACGGACTACCAGATGGCAGTCCAGCTGGCGGCTGAGGCAGTAAACGGACCCACGACGCAGGGCGGTTTGCGCCCGTTCTCATGGCAATCCTTCAACCTCACCTCCCATCGTGGCCTCCCACACACCTACGACTTCCCCTTCGTCACTATGAGACCCACACTGTAG